The Solanum pennellii chromosome 4, SPENNV200 genomic interval GACTATTTTGATCATTTCCTCTATAACAATACACAACCTTTGCAAGGCAAGACATCACTCTATCGCTACTAGCCTTCTACCCTAATACACAATTTCCAGTCTTTCCTATTTAAAGTACTCATATCCTAGGTAAGATCGAGCTCCATCATGTCCTATCTAATTACTTTTCCTCAATACTTTTTCGGTCTACCCCTAACTCTACATGTACACACTACATCTAACCTATCGCACCTCTTCACTAGTGCATCTCCTCTACACATGCCTAAGACATCTCAATATCGTTTACCTCGTCTTGTCTGCTATAGAGGTCACTCTCACCTTCTCCTAAATGACCTCATTCCTAATCTTGTAACTCCTTGTATGCCCACACATCTACCTCAACATCCTGATCTTTGCAACATGTATTTTTTGAACATGTAAATTCTCGACTGACCAACACTCCACCCCATACAACAAGGATAGAATAACCACACTCTCTAGAACTTACTTTTAAGTTTAGGTGGTACCTACTAGCTACATGCCGGTTGCCACGGAGCTCAGGTCGCTACAAAAATGATTTTCTGTCGACTTTGTAGGCTTTAGTCGCCACTAAAAGCCCAATTTCTTGTAGTTGCATCATTAATGAATGAGTCTCTATTGTCAAAGGCATTATTTGATATCTCACACAGTAGGCAATCCCTCTTCTATGGCTATTGCTTCATCACAAAGATTATTAGTAGTAATAGGATATATAGTATTAGCATTGGCATGGACAAGGTCCCCTCTCTAATCCTAATACAAACATGTCTATAATTTATCTCAACAGCAAATTTACAAAAGAGATATAGTGTTAAGTTGTGTGTGTgtattggggggggggggggaggtgtagacatcattttctttataaaaataagtAGTTTTGGGTAGGGTGCTAAATATAAAAGTATTGGCTATTAGCTGGATATAACCAAAGAGTCTCTTTCTGTAATAATTGTGTGTAATTACATGCACACAcctaattttatatgtataggcaaagaaaatttgaagtCTAATGAGTTTGTCAAAGCATTAGATGATATCTCACACAATAGGCATTCCCTCTTATATGGCTATTGCTTCACCACAAGGTCCCCTCTCCAatcctaataaaaaaaaatgtctatAATTAATCTCAACATAAAATTTGTCAAAGAGATAGAATGTTTGGTTGGCCatatgagaaaaaataattcatacattaCTAATACAGGAGTTTCTGGTgttatgttaaattaaaatgtacTCGTATGACAATTTGATTATTAAACACCGGCCTAACTATTCTTATATTAGTTATTCTATAgtattttttgatattatttacAACCTATATAAGCTAGTATAATCActgcataattatttttatgagatAATCGGCCCCGTATAATAGATCAACAAGTTCTTAATAgaccaaaatatgaacataattcTGATCTTTACTTGAGGATCCAATAGAAAATATGCAAATGGCTTTATTCTCATTTAATTGCAtagatttatctttaaaaggatagatctttaattttcatcttttatgagttgattattaattttttgcCCTTATATCTACAGTGGCTTATGCACTCCACTTGTTACTACAAAACGATGAAGCCAGAAGCGGAAGGAGGGACTTGAACCCTCAACctcttaaaaaataaacttacgCCTAGCGTGACTTAAGTACTTAAAGAACGCGAGACATAACTAATAATGAAGGTTTGATATGAAATGATTTAGATATTAGATTATTAGTGCATTTGTATTCATTAAGATTTAAGTACTTCTGAATAGGTTTTAGTTATAAAGattttatatgaataatatTCATCATCGCGCTATCCATTTATTACTAATTACCATCACTAGGCATCTTTGCCACCACAACCACCACCATCATTGTCAATCACATCATCGTTGTCAATCACTAACCACCCCCACCACCCACCTCTATCATCAAAATGTTGATAGAGCCTAGAAATATTGGCATTGTCTAACTATAAAAGGGATTAGTATCTCATGTAATGATGAAACACACACTTCTTATTATAACTTTGTGATATATCATGTCATATAAGAAAAATGAGCCTCCAAGGAAAGTTGGTTTCTGAGATAAACATCAAGTGTGATGGAGATGTTTTTTATGAAGTATATAGGCAGAGGCCACACCATATCTCCACCATGTCCCCTAATAATGTACAAAATGTGGATGTTCATGAAGGTGAATGGGGCACAGTTGGCTCTATTATCTTTTGGAACTTCATCCATGGTAAAtctttattatatttcatttcaatattttatcacAAAATGTTTGGTTCATACATTCTTCAATATATAAATGATACCAATATTGGATCAGAGGTATCGTGAGTTACCTAGCACACAATCACAAATAAATCCTATAAGGAAAATGTTATTTCCATTcctataaggaaaaaatatattccTTTTTCCAAATCTATTAGGACAACAAATCTCTTAAATTATTAGAGATTATGAGTTTCGTAAAATATATaagagaaaaaattcaagacataattaacaaatactccctccgtccaacGACAGTTGTAACCTATACTAAAAGTAGATATCTAACAAAACTTGTccaatttagaaaattaagagataatttACCTATTGTGTCTATTTTATCATggtattaaatattatttatcatctaagacattttttaaaacatgaaatgtaataaagttaaaagaataatatagtaatattacccctattatttattatttattgacgCAGCCAGTTTTTAATCCGTCCAAATTCAAACCAACTTTTTCGATCATATAAAGATTGAAATTAATAGTATGAATtactatatttaatttgttttacagATGGAAAAGAAGTGGTGGCAAAGGAGAGAGTCGAAGAAAtagatgaagaaaagaagatgATTAAAAAAAGGGTAATTGAAGGAGATATATTGGAGAATTACAAATCATTTTATGTCACTATTCATGTTGAGACAAAGGGTGAAAACAACTTAGTTACTTGGATTTTggaatatgaaaagaagaatGCTAATGTGCCTGATCCACACACACTCATGGAATTACTCCTAAATCTAACCAAAGATATTGAGAATCACCACATCAAGTGATACataaatattgtaaataaaTTGTTTGGACTCTTTAAAAATGTCGACGAGTATATGTCGGATTCtttaaaatagtatattttgaAGAAATCGATATGAATACGAcaacatttttaaaaagttagaaGGCAATGTATGTATACCAAATGCTTGGATTTAAGGTGTTGTCTCAAAGTCTGTTATTAGCGGGTGTGCTTTGAAATGTCttgtaacaaaaataaaacGAGTGGACATCTAATTtttatagataaataaaaaataaaagttgttaTTTGAATTgcattatagttttttttttgtttgttttctctATGCTGAAAACTAATATTATGtgcttttctttcaactttttccattttataaacagggaattttatttttttttatataagtcATCACTATTAGTTAGATATATATGATCATAATAACAAGTTAATAACAATATTCAAAGAGAAAGGAATAAAATTATggtttaaaagtaaattttaaacGTTGAGAAAAAGTAAAGAAACTTTGTCTTGAGGGCTAGGGCCGGAGCTAGGTGAGGCCGAAGGGTTTATTTGAAATCTCTATCAATACAATGTTTACATatagttaaaattatatttaatttatatacataagATTCAGTTTATTCaccataattttaaattagtattaTTAATCAAGCTAATGtgttattttgtgattttaatcCATTTATTACTAATCCTCATATTCTCCCACATTctaacaaacaaattgaaacgaatGAAAGTATTATTAGTAAAGTGTTTGCACGTCTTACTACTATCTAGTAGATATGAAGAATTagttatttccaaaagatcctCGGCTCAAGTGTATCACGCTCAagcaaaataagaagaaaatagtgAAGAAAGCATATAAGGTAAATATAATGTGAAGtcaacaagaaagaaataataacCACAACAAAATAATTATGTGATTTATCGAAATACAGTAAACAACATATGGCCAAAATTA includes:
- the LOC107017103 gene encoding kirola-like, which codes for MSLQGKLVSEINIKCDGDVFYEVYRQRPHHISTMSPNNVQNVDVHEGEWGTVGSIIFWNFIHDGKEVVAKERVEEIDEEKKMIKKRVIEGDILENYKSFYVTIHVETKGENNLVTWILEYEKKNANVPDPHTLMELLLNLTKDIENHHIK